Genomic segment of Xiphias gladius isolate SHS-SW01 ecotype Sanya breed wild chromosome 16, ASM1685928v1, whole genome shotgun sequence:
GGCAGCTTTTATCTCAGACAGACCAATATTGCAGTGTAAAGGGGGCCTTTAGGCCATGTTACATGGCAAACGTAACTTAAAAAGAGGGATCTTGCAAATTAATATAGGTTGCCATCTAGTTCATGAAAATAGGAATTGCATCTGTAACCTTTCAGTATATAAAAACTTAGTTCAGGTGTTGTTCACAGCAGGAAATAAACTGCAAACAACAAAGAACAGCTGTGAAAGAAATGACATGTTTTAATAGTTGACTAATAGTTGATTAACTTGACTCACCTGTGAATTTGAACTCTGGGAAAGATGCAAGGTCTCCACCACCATAGAGTCTCTGAAGCTTTGCTATCTCCTCTGCCAAAGCCTTCTCGTACTCTGAATCTGCATCGACAAGCCCCCCAGTAGCCCTacaggaggaggacaaagaTCAGATATCAGCAAAGTATCAGTTAATTTTCTCCCAGTTTCAATGCATTTTATGGGCATGACATTGGTTGAATCATCAGATCAATcaaatttctgattttttcaataattttgaTGGAAGAAACATAAGGCAATTGCAGAATTATGCTTCATTTGACTCCCTCTCCCATACACTGCCCTGCTGACAAATACTAGAGCACCAGATAtacagtccagactgtaagtatttggacagttacacattttgttCCTCAGGCTCTGttcttcagcacattcaatttgaaataagaTTATGGACTCTACATTAAAGGgtcaagtctcagctttaatttgaatagGTTCACATCAATATAGAAATTGTGCGAaatatagccctttaaacacatagtgctCAAAGTTTAATCCACCGCAGAAAATGGTTTAATAAGAGCACTATTTCCtcttgtttgagtaatgtttgataaaaactaaGAAACTACActtttaaagattaaaatttCTTTAGAAGGAACCAATAGGCTTGGGGCTGAGTACCACAGTACATGCAACTGCTGTCGGTGATGATGCcaaaatgatgataatttaCAAGTGTACAAtatctcaatttactgctcactactGAGTAAACTGAGTGTCTGATATATAGGGAGTAGAGAATCAGTGAATGAAGGACTGATTACAGATACAGCCATGGTCTAAAAAGCAGGTGTAAGGCCACAAAATTCAATGTAGGGGGATTTCTACAGGTttagaaattaataaaatgacataGGGTTAAAATCTTTCACAGCATGTGATCTTATGAAAGAAACACTGTTATTAGTGTCAAACTAATCTAAAACTgtgtaatttgtttatttacaagtTTCACATCTGCCTCAGATTATTTTGACGCCAGAGGGGGTTATGTTTTACATGACGAACTGCAGAGGTCAGTTACAGATTAAtaacacaatatacagtaaaaacacagtaTAATAGTACAGTAATTAAGCAGTGTATTCAGAGGCCAATTTCcactgaaatgtaatgtaatgtaataacaGAAGAGACTCATAAGGTTTATATTGTGATAAGCAAAAGAGCAActataaaaacactaaaatacatgctgtatatttttCCCATAGGAATTCTTTCCTCAGCAGTTCTATTCAGCATTAACTACCTGCTTCTGAATCACTTGTTTGGGGTGAACCTTACAGTTCATCATACATTTTAGCTGCCATTTAGCTGCCTGTGCTTATTTTGACTAGTTGAACCTCTTCTAAACCCCGGTAAAGCTAACAACTGAGCAAAATCCCTGTCAAATTTTGTAGATaatctgctaaaaaaaaaaaaaaaacccaaggtCAGGTAGTGTGACTTACTGGCTTTTTGCTGAGTAATTGCGTATGGATTCCAGGAAGAGCTTCTGAATGGGGTCCATATGAGCTGAGAGtcacaaggagaaaaaaaaaaaaattaatttgtcttaacagaaaaatactctTAAACCAGGATCATGTGGATATTATCTGTCCATTTGGCTAGAACAAATCTAGTTTTAACTGTAACTCTCATGCCCAAAACAGCACTTGGGAGTGAAAGACAGTAGGCAGCCTCAGGGGTGAGATAGAAAAGAATGTGTAAAAGGCCGGGTCAGTTGACAGGTTAAAAAGTTGCTGTGATAGGTCTTGCTAGGCTACACATTGACAACATTGTTATAAAATATAGATAAGCAACAGTCTAgtcattcaaaacatttaacagtGAAGTCCAAAGAAGCAATTCAAAATCTTCGATGTTGACTCCAAACACAGCAACCAAACTGCAGTTTCACCAAGTGCTTCTACCATGAatgaaagggaaaggaaagtTTATATTTATGCTTTATCTATTACCAAAATACACCCAACAATTGGATCAAACATGTAGGGAATGAATACATATTAGTTTTACCATGTGACTCCCAAATAAGTGTGAGAACTGTAGGAGGGGTTAGAGAAGtttaaggtaaaaataaaaaggataaaaaaggTGACGGCTGCAACATTAACATACACTGTCACCAGTGGAAACAGTACCTTTAACATTATCTTGAGTGTTTAACACCAATACAAAAATCAAGCAAAACAGTTCCATTAAGTAACAACACAAAACTGAGAATTTGGTAGTGctgaaaattatatttactaTCATAATTAAACATCTTAAGAATACTGGGAACGGTGGATCTTAAAACCATAGAAACGATCTGTAAATTTGActagaataaaaaacacaatgagtAAAATGTGGGAAGAACATGTCACAGTGACgtagaaaacaaaagaagtgaGTGCAGTTAGGAGGCAGATGTTAGTACgaagtgagggggaaaaaaagaagaagaaaaaaaaaaaagtaaaaagaaataaagcaagCCACTAATCTCAAGGCAGAATGCGATCAGGTAACACATGCATCATATGTAAAATGGCTgaagcagcacaaacacagacagtgaaTTGAACTATAGCTACATGAAAGATGACCCAGTGGGGGGGCAGGGGTGTATGTGCTTGGTGAATATGACATGAAGAAGGAAAGGTATTGTTTGAGGGTTATTGGCTAAAAGTGCATCAGGTACCACTAAGGGACTATGAGAAACAAGCTGTGCAAGGCAATAacaaaaaagtttgtttgtgaTGTCAGGAATCTTTAAAATTTATCCTTACACTCATCACAaacaactactgtatatttgtataaatgGTGATAAAAATGACTGCTGGTAGACTGCAGGatccacagaggaaaagagaaggattATGGGGGACGGGGAGGTTGTAGTGTGTACCCTCAGATGGTTCAACTGGTTCAGCTGGGGCATCCGTCTGCAGTTCCTCTCTTGCAGGTTCAGCTACACCTGGAGCAGGGTTCACCAGCTCCTCAGCGCTCTCTACAGGGTCAGAAAATTCAGCTGTTTTCTCAGCGGCTACTTTGGTAGGGGCATCTTCGGCCACAGGCTCTGGGGCCGCATCTACAGGGGCATCTTCGGCCACAGGCTCTTCTACAGGGGCATCTTCGGCCACAGGCTCTGGGGCCGCATCTACAGGGGCATCTTCGGCCACAGGCTCTGGGGCCGCATCTACAGGGGCATCTTCGGCCACAGGCTCTGGGGCCGCATCTACAGGGGCATCTTCGGCCACAGGCTCTGGGGCTGATTCGGCAGTTGCAGCTCCAGTGACAGGCTCTAGGGCCGAGGCAACTTCAGGGGCAGCCTCTACAACTGGTGCTGCAGGGGCTTCAGGAGCGGCTTCGATAGGAACTTCAGCAGCAGGTGCAGCCTCTGCAGCTGTGGCTTCAGGGTCCACTCCGACAGGAGGTTTTGCCAGAGCAGATTCAGGGGCTGGTGCTGCTTCAATAGTAGGGGCTTCAGCTGCAGCCTCTGTGGCTGCAGTAGCTCCAACAGGAGCTTCTGCAATGGGAGCTGCAGTTTCAGCGACAGGGACAGCGGCTTCAGCAGGACCTTCAGCTGGTatagcagcagcagtttcagcTATAGATGCAGCAGCCTCTGCAACAGCTTCAGCCAGTGGTACAGCTTCAACAACAGCTTCAGCGGCAGCCTCAACCACTGATATGATTTCAGCTTTAGCGGCAGCCTCAACCACTGATACGATTTCAGCTTCAGCAACAGGTGTGGCTACAGCTGCTGAAGCTGGGTCGGATATAGCTTCAGCAGTGGGAGTGCCCTCAACCAGTGGGGCGGCAGCTTCTACCGCAGAGGTGGTTGCTAAAGCCTCAGGTGCAGCACCAGAGGGCATGGGCTCTGTGGCTGGTTTAGctgcaactgctgctgctgcggctgttGCTGGACAAACTTCATTCTTGGGAAACTGATATTGTTTGTGCTGGACAAGTTTCTCTATATCGAAGTATGTTTTAGCCTGGTTTTTGTCTAGGACGAAGGAGGAGGGTAAGCAGACAAGATgcgttatttttttaaaaacatttatatggTTGAATGACAAAATGGCCCCTATAAACCAACATTTAACAAAATCCCAACATTTTCCCAACAGAAAATATCCTGGCAGTGGGTATCTGATACATGTACTAGTTTATAGGAAAATccaaaaagaaatttaaaaaagaaacatcagaGGCCTATGGGTTACCCAAAGGCATACAGGAAATGTATTATAGAGAATTTGAGAAAACTTGATAGAAAAGTATGACAATTGTAACTTTGACCATAACAGCTTTATACTGAGATAAATGGATAATCAAAAGGACGCATTAACACTTGTCAGCTGATGGAGCAGTTAGTCAgtgaaataattttcaaaacCTGTGGAAGGAAAGCAAGATGTGAAAATGATTAACTGTGGTGCATCAcatgataataattataattaattttcaGGTACAGTGGCAAGAACCttttggaatgacctggttttctgcattaattgctcataaaatgtgatgatCTTCATTTAAAgtcacaagtatagacaaacacaatgtgcttaagaTAATAACCTACAAACGTTTGTTGATTGAACACACTGATTAAACATTCTATGTGCTGTTGTAAAAAATACCTGAACCCTTGGACCttcaggaggaaggaggagttTTTGACCATTCTTCCGACAGATTTACTTCAGCTCAGtcatattcttaggatgtctgctGTAAATGGCTCGCTTGAGGGTTTTCCACAGAATCTctattgggttaaggtctgggctctgactgggtcACTAGTGGACTTTCTTTGTCATTCGGTAGTAGATTTACTTAatgtttaggatcattgtccAGCTACATCACCCAATTTCTACTAAGCTTCAGCTGGAAGACAGTCACCCcgacattatcctgtaagataccttgataaacttgggaaaTAATTTCCTATTATTAGGTGATGGCCaactgtccaggcccagaggcaaCAAAGCAGCCCCGAATCATGAAGTTCCTCCACTGTACTTGAATGCTGGGATTaggttttcatgttggtatacAGTATCCTTCTTAcacaatacagtatgtagtgctgcatgttcttgccaaacaattcaaccttagttttCATTAATCCACAAAGGTTTCCCAGTAGTGTTGTGGAGAGTCAATCTGCTCTTTGGCAATCTTCTGGTGCACAGtgataattttttttggcttcctCCATGGTTGCCTACCACGGGCATCAAGCTCCATGCAACCATGCACAAAGATTTGTGTATAGTAGACTCATGTACAGAGATATTAAtcagctccaatgattcctttaagcctttagctgctgctctgggcttcttttttacctcagtgAAAATTCTGCTTTGTGTCTATGGAGTCAGCGTAGCTGGATGTCCCCCTCTAGGGCAGCGGTTCTCAACCAGAGGGTCACAAATTggttgtggagaaaaaaaataaaatagtatttTAGACTGGggaatattttttacattattgagTGTGCTTGTGAGAGTcaatgtgtgcatgcacataagtggacacaaataaaactttcaTTTTGGTGCTTTTGTGCCACAGTATTGTGCTAAACCAAGCAGCTATAGCCAGTTTTGCTTGCTATCACATGGTACGACTATGGAGCAATGGCTTCTCAGAAGAAGTATTCCAGCTCAAGACTCGGGAGAACAGGAGGTGTCTCAAGGTGAGTCACCTGAAAATCTGATAGCAGCACCATCAACTGAGAAATGCAAGGTTCCAATAAAGCCCGAGCTTCCTACAACAAAAgaaactgtttaggaattacagccctGATAGGACGATGCTTCAAAGTAcaaatggataatgacccaaaacatccTGCCAAAgtaacccaagagcttctcaagcccaagaaatggaatatacatacagtaatgtTACAATAGCAGGTAACTTTCTTCCTCAACCAGATCAATGACACTTTTACCACAGTTCATGCAGGGCGAACGTCATTGGACAGTGATAAAGAATCAGCCACATACTGTGACTGTAGCAGTAACTCTCTGAAACCTACCTGAATTCTTTTTCAACGATTTCCTGGAACCCCCGGATTTTGTGCTAAAGGCTACAGTTGCGGGTGCTCTGCTCAGAGTACTCCAGCTCTCAGCCTGCAAACActgtcaacaaacaaacaaaaataaagcacaaacacaaacacacacgcacacacacagctattttCGTAGGGAGCAGTAACTGAGCACTGTAAAAATGTCTAATTTCATTCTGTGGGACTGATAACATTACTGATAAATACAAACCACTCAGTGATTATTACTGGGCCAAATGCTAGGTTAACTCAGCATTCATTAAATCAACTTAACATGGGCTGACTTAACATTCACTTCTACATCAAGGAGATGCTGCTTTTCTACTGGGCATATGACTGTCTAAGCAATGGTTTAAGCAGGTTCACCTAAACCTGAACTTGCAGTGGTTTAAAAGGCAGATGTCTAAGTGAATAAGTTAAGCTTGATTGCTGTGGCAAAACGAGTAGAAGTTCAACTAAACTGCAGCTACCCTGGATTTATACGGGATAAGGTCTAGCCCACACAAGTGATTCAGGGGAATGCTACAgaatgttgtgtatttattattctCAGATAATGATGggaattaaccaaaaaaaaatgatcagtctTGTAAGGCAAATAAACGCCATATTATATAAAACGTTGCCCCTGCAATACCTGTATCTGTAAAATATATTAGTCTACGCAATCTTACAATCCATCCATGACTTTTAACCTCCTCAGTTTATCCGATGGTCCGTAACCCTCTTTCTAGTGACAAAAATGAACTGAACCAGATGTGACACCATTTACAGTATTACATTACTTTGACCCATAGTACACCCTTCATAACATCTCACATGGTGATGGATTTGAACTCTCAGAAATCTGCCATTATATGGAATTGTATTATCTTAAACCTCAGTTAGACCAATACTACAGTAGGTTTAACTTAATTCTCTGATATGATTACCTCTATCAGAATTTAAGTGACTTCTACAGGAGACAGCAGCTGGGTTTAGACTAAACCGCAGGCATAGTTTAAACAGCAGCTTCTGAGGACACAGCAGTGGGGTTTCAAGGAACCATTTGATTGGTTGCAGACATCACAGGTTTGAACCAAGCCTTAACCTTAACCTGCAGCAAAGCTAATGACAGAGCAACAGCCCCCAGGTGTTTCTCTCTTCTAATAAAAGAATTTATTGGATTGAAAGAGGAATATGTGATTTTTCAATTACACCCCCCGTTAGTCAATTCATGAAGTAAGTTCTTCCCAtgttgtcatgaaaaaaatggCCTTCGAGTGACAGTGAGCACTGAAACACTTCTTTATAGTTCAAGATGGACTGTGAACTTAACATTTAATTAagatttttccatctttttgaaCAGCCTCTATATTTTGACTGTCCCACTCCTTGGACATGATGTGTCAATATTGCAACTATACCTGGGTCTTCCCATATGTCGACACTGTCAACTTTCAAGACCCTTGTCTGTCTATGGCAGTCCACTTGAGCTATTAGATATTACATGAAACAAATCTGGAATGACAGAGTACATGCAGAAAAACAGCTAGGGTCTGTGTTTGTAACTCTGAATAAAGATCCATAAAAATATTATACCCCTAAAAAACCCCTGTTCAAATGTTCTAGCTACATGTCTTAATCAAATATTAACTACCAACTTACACATGAACAAGACTTACCCCTGCAGGGCTGTCAGTGAAGTCACTGACATAATAATGTATTGGTGAGGTTTTATGGATCATACCATCTAGTTTACATCTTTTATTTCCCATTAGGTAGCTTCAaggtaggaaaaaaacattttattccaCAGTCTGACATTAACATATGCATTCTGTATCTGCTTGTTGCATCTCCTCCTCGaagctacagtatatgagtCTTCAGATATGTGTTCTTATGGCTAATTTATAAATGTGCCAAGTGCATaattgtgcatcattttatgtAACCAAAATTATGCCAATTTTCTATCTTTTGAAACATTGGGATCTCCGCTATAATTTAAAGCaaagttctgtgggtttgaataATATCTGATTCTACAGCATGAGTTTGTATTTGACTGTCTCCCTGGTATGTCAGTGAGGTGTAAGAggttaaaacaaaatgactttaatCCAGTCTTAACACAAAAGAGACTTCCAAGTAAACATGTCCTGTACCATTTTAATGCATGGGCAATTTCAAATGTAATCATTGCATCTATATTGGCAAAGGCTATAACTCCCTTGACAACACGCACTGTACTCAGAAAGACATATTCCTTGGCACATTCAGTGTTGAAGCCTCAGTTGGCAGGCCTGGATGTCTGAGTTAAGCCTGCTCAACTGAGGTACGCAGTTGGCTAACAGTCTGTAATAACCACTTAAAATTTGTGCTTTTATATTCATAATTCAGTAAGGTCAGCAATTCATCCTGTCATATGAAAACCATCCATTAAAAGAATTTAACATGAAGCTGAGTCCAGTAATAGCCTCAGATCGAATCACATTCTGGTTAACATTGCAGCCATGAGGTTAGATAAAGGAGAAGACGACACAGGCAAACAACTGACACCCAGTCCAAACCATTTTACTGACAAAGTATTTCCGataatgacataaaatgaaagTGTGTTGTTAACGCTTAAAATTGTATTACCTTGACACAGCCCACTCGTCCTATCCTCAGTAGGGAAGCCGCCATCTTTCTGTACCGCCTGCCTGTTTTGGCATTCAATAAATACACAACgatgaatcaagaaaatatataaCGACGACATCTTTAACCTACATTGAGCAGTATTAGCATCGTACAAGAGAACAGAACAGCGATAAAGTCCCCAACCTTGTCTAACTGAGATAAAAAGCAACCAGTAGTGTAAGTATCCAATAAAATTTGAAGCTGACTGTTACCTTTTGATAAATAAAGCTGTTGTATGCTCCTTTTCTGATTGTCAGTGGTCCAGAATCAGCTCACAGCTGTACGGACATGGCCCAGTCTGAGTCGATCACCTTTTATGTATTACATGAATGTGAGTTACCGCCCCCTTCCTGCCAAAAGCCCCACATGTGTTGTacgttattatttttttctgttttttacagtCTGTGATTGTCGTGTACGTGGATAATATTCTGCCATGTTATCCGTACTGAATGTGAATATGTCTTGTTACATATACTGTGAATGTCTGAGCAGTGTACGTTAATTATATTGCCAACTTTTCATATGATAAGATTTACGTTGTTACGTGGATATAATTTACTCtacttaaacattttctttttatattattgcTCAGAGAGCTAAACGTGTGTATTTTATATCGGAAACAACCTTTTCCTTACCACCTAGGGGACCATTACCGGCTCTTGTGAACATTCTGTACTTTCTCAAGAGGGGTGTGTTTGGTGATGTAATTTACGCGCGACAAAATATGCCTCTCGCGTAGGCTACGGTCGCGTGTTACACAGTCATGGCTGCTGTCGGTTTCTGTGGAGAGTGGTTTATTTTCACCTGCGACAAGACACTAGTCGCAGTTCACACTAAACAGACCAGGTTTGAATCATTTTATAAGTTTCCTTCATAATTTATGAATTATTTGCAGATGGGTTATTTTATATCTGCTGGATAGCAGTGTTAGCTAGCGGTCAGTCCTTTACTAACGTCAGCGTTCTTACAGATGTTTGGAAGGCTGTGAGATCATGTGAGAGCGTTGATTTCCAGGTTTTTATGAGTTAGGAAATTGTATAAATGTCTGGAAATGGTGAGAAGATGTGGCATCTGCGTGACACACTTTGGCCTTTATCGTAGCGTCATCATCAATACCATCATTATCATGATCTCATATTTGATGCTGTCTTCATCTATAAACTGATGTGGTCATTGTTAGTTGCAAACGGTAGAATATCTTGATATCTTTCTGATACTGAGATCTTTCTTTTGCAAAAGTACTGTGATTAAATTTCAATATTATTCCAGTCTTGGAAGCTAGAGTCACAGATTGGATGACCCCTCTGTTTGGCTAGGTATCGTTTGAATTTTTCAGGACTAATGCCAGCACAatactttaatttcattttacaaaagaaGCCAGAAGTCATTataaatgttgtctaaacacaagAAGCTGAACAAGAACTTTGTCTAGGTAAAATACAAACGCCTAAAATCCGCAAAATGaggatttaaataattaattatctGATTTAGCTCTAgtgattagtcagttaatttatttgacaatcaacagagaaataatctgcgactattttgataactaaCCAACCATTTCCTATTTTAGTCGTAACACCAAGCATTTTCTAAGTGGTTTCATCTcctccaatgtgaggatttgttgctttctctaatttttaatattgtaaatttcatgtctttgggttttgaactgccAGTCGGATTTAAGACATTtgatgtcactttgggctctggaaaaTTATGATGGGcctttttccctatttttttaacaaggtgagccacagctgcccctacatacatacaattaaatgattatttgaaaaaaaaaaaaaaaatctgcagatcaatagacaaagaaataaacttTCAGTTTCAGCCCTTTTCTGATTGGACAATAAGTAGACAAGATTACGAATCTGATTCCATCACAGCTTTTTTTGTACATGACACCTTTTAGATTCTCTGTgctacagaaacatttcagtgaGTGTCAAAAAAAGGTTTGAGGTTCAATACCCAGCCCTCCTCTCTTTGGGTAACTGTTATTTGCTTGATGAAAACTACTTCAATATGAGGGCACCCTGCCACCTAAACTAGATTTCAATGGAGAACATCTATTCTGTAACACTGAGAAAGCTTTCAGATTTCCTTGTCATTAGggctgtttttgattttgattttaatttagttttttttttttttttttgggatcaattatttgatcatttaatcTATCAAAAGACAGATATGTCTTTTGCTATGCACAAACTCACAAAAGATTGTGATGGACAAAATGTCTATCACAATCTCGTTGAGCTCAAGATAATTTCTCACatgtctcattttgtctgaccaacggCTTACacacagatattcagttttatgtgattataaaatagaaaaacacagcaaagctgGAATCTTAGAATGttaagtgaccaaaaaaaaaaaatcaaaattattgcTGATCAATTTTAAGTTGATtgaataatcaattagttgactaattgcttcagctgtacttctgagaaaaaagaaattcacagCAAACCAAATTATATTATTGCAACAATTGGGCCATAACAACTGTACGGTAAGcttctttcttatttttaccttttttaaaagaagcaaaATTGTTCCTCAATTTACCTaatgtaagcagcatttcagATTGAACTGGTATATGAAAAAGCTGCACAGTCATAGTAATAACTATATTCATAGTCTCTTTCACCTTTTGGTGagtgaagaaaagagggagagatacCTTAATGGGCataagtgttttggtttttttttttcatacatttttgaaagttAAACTGAACGGAGCACATGTCAAACCTAGATGAATGGTTAAAAGTAAAGGGTACTTGAACTGGCAGGaactttaatttaatacatCAGCTCTTGTACTTTATTGCAGGGAACCATTTGTTTTTGACTGCAGCACTGCTGAGAAGAAGCCAAAGAATACaaagaataacaacaacaggtaaattaaaaaaaaaagatgattccTGGTCGTCAGGTAAGTAGTGTTTGTttgcaaaggaaaagaaagcataaaaaagttttaaacaaccaaacaaaaaacaaaaaagttcagacaaatacattgttttcTAGCCTCCAAAATAGGATAATGGAAACAGATCTAACAACATGGAAAAATTAACTGAATATGATTGgaatatgaatatgtaaaacagTTGTAGcttgtctcctctgtcctcagTGATGGCGACGCCTCAGAAGAAACAGGAGGTGACAAAGTGCTTTCTTTCACTGTGTCTCCCTCTGGAAAGCTGGTGGCAGTGACCGATGACACCAAGAGACTGgttctgtttcactgtgagcCTTCATGGCAGTGTATCAGCATAAGGTACAATTTAAAAACGTTATCTTCCAGTCACACCAGCTTAATGTACTGTAACGTGACATGAAAAAATTTGGGCAACCCTTGTCAAACTGTTACTGTGAAATGTTATGTGAAAATAAGATGAACTGACATCCAATGGtataaaattaaagatgaaacattaatttcaacattttaagcacggttagtgtattatttttgttttttataagttcagagggaaaaaaaagggaatgagCACCACACAAGAGTTCGGGTCCCCAGGAGttttgagctctcagataagTTTTACTAAGGACTCAAACCTTAAtgagcttgttagggctatggcttgtcCACAATCATTGTTTGtaaaggccaagtgatgcaaatttcaaagttttgtAAATACTCTTTCTCTCCAAACCTTGTctcaacaatcagcagccatgggcttctctaagcagctgcctgt
This window contains:
- the si:ch211-140m22.7 gene encoding fibrous sheath CABYR-binding protein isoform X2; the protein is MAASLLRIGRVGCVKCLQAESWSTLSRAPATVAFSTKSGGSRKSLKKNSDKNQAKTYFDIEKLVQHKQYQFPKNEVCPATAAAAAVAAKPATEPMPSGAAPEALATTSAVEAAAPLVEGTPTAEAISDPASAAVATPVAEAEIVSVVEAAAKAEIISVVEAAAEAVVEAVPLAEAVAEAAASIAETAAAIPAEGPAEAAVPVAETAAPIAEAPVGATAATEAAAEAPTIEAAPAPESALAKPPVGVDPEATAAEAAPAAEVPIEAAPEAPAAPVVEAAPEVASALEPVTGAATAESAPEPVAEDAPVDAAPEPVAEDAPVDAAPEPVAEDAPVDAAPEPVAEDAPTKVAAEKTAEFSDPVESAEELVNPAPGVAEPAREELQTDAPAEPVEPSEAHMDPIQKLFLESIRNYSAKSQATGGLVDADSEYEKALAEEIAKLQRLYGGGDLASFPEFKFTEPKLDEVSQK
- the si:ch211-140m22.7 gene encoding fibrous sheath CABYR-binding protein isoform X1, which produces MAASLLRIGRVGCVKCLQAESWSTLSRAPATVAFSTKSGGSRKSLKKNSDKNQAKTYFDIEKLVQHKQYQFPKNEVCPATAAAAAVAAKPATEPMPSGAAPEALATTSAVEAAAPLVEGTPTAEAISDPASAAVATPVAEAEIVSVVEAAAKAEIISVVEAAAEAVVEAVPLAEAVAEAAASIAETAAAIPAEGPAEAAVPVAETAAPIAEAPVGATAATEAAAEAPTIEAAPAPESALAKPPVGVDPEATAAEAAPAAEVPIEAAPEAPAAPVVEAAPEVASALEPVTGAATAESAPEPVAEDAPVDAAPEPVAEDAPVDAAPEPVAEDAPVDAAPEPVAEDAPVDAAPEPVAEDAPTKVAAEKTAEFSDPVESAEELVNPAPGVAEPAREELQTDAPAEPVEPSEAHMDPIQKLFLESIRNYSAKSQATGGLVDADSEYEKALAEEIAKLQRLYGGGDLASFPEFKFTEPKLDEVSQK
- the si:ch211-140m22.7 gene encoding fibrous sheath CABYR-binding protein isoform X3 — encoded protein: MAASLLRIGRVGCVKCLQAESWSTLSRAPATVAFSTKSGGSRKSLKKNSDKNQAKTYFDIEKLVQHKQYQFPKNEVCPATAAAAAVAAKPATEPMPSGAAPEALATTSAVEAAAPLVEGTPTAEAISDPASAAVATPVAEAEIVSVVEAAAKAEIISVVEAAAEAVVEAVPLAEAVAEAAASIAETAAAIPAEGPAEAAVPVAETAAPIAEAPVGATAATEAAAEAPTIEAAPAPESALAKPPVGVDPEATAAEAAPAAEVPIEAAPEAPAAPVVEAAPEVASALEPVTGAATAESAPEPVAEDAPVDAAPEPVAEDAPVDAAPEPVAEDAPVDAAPEPVAEDAPTKVAAEKTAEFSDPVESAEELVNPAPGVAEPAREELQTDAPAEPVEPSEAHMDPIQKLFLESIRNYSAKSQATGGLVDADSEYEKALAEEIAKLQRLYGGGDLASFPEFKFTEPKLDEVSQK